From the genome of Xiphophorus hellerii strain 12219 chromosome 11, Xiphophorus_hellerii-4.1, whole genome shotgun sequence, one region includes:
- the gusb gene encoding beta-glucuronidase, whose product MLRVLWLFAALDAALPLDTGMLFPRESSSRERKELNGLWAFRADGSPNRNQGFESAWYKSRLAETGPVIDMPVPASYNDITQDPTLRDFIGWVWYEREVTVPTRWITDDGLRVVLRVGSAHYYSVVWVNGVKVTEHEGGHLPFEAEIGTLLRKDPTMPCRITIAVNNTLNLHTLPPGTIQYMTDRTRYPAGFFVQNYNFDFFNYAGIHRPVLLYTTPKAYVDDITVVTDFLDNTGLVRYGVSVKGTTSAAMKVTLIDKGGHCVVSSNEASGVLKVPNVNLWWPYLMHQNPGYLYSLEVRLKATDESSTYEDVYTLPVGIRTVNVSSTQFFINNKPFYFHGVNKHEDADIRGKGLDWPLIVKDFNLMKWLGANSFRTSHYPYAEEILQMCDRHGIVVIDESPGVGIKDIRSFGNASLTHHLAVMDELVRRDKNHPSVVMWSVANEPAAEMPPAENYFKTLIMHTKVLDPTRPVTYITDSNFSRDKGAPFVDVICVNSYFSWYHDPGHLEVIPVQLNTQFEDWYGKYKKPIIQSEYGADVVPGLHNDPPVMFTEEYQKVVLQQYHSVFDQKRKKYVIGELIWNFADFMTTQGITRVVGNKKGVFTRQRQPKAAAFILKERYWRLANETGALPLWTKYPCPL is encoded by the exons ATGCTCCGCGTTTTATGGCTGTTCGCCGCCCTGGACGCGGCGCTACCGCTGGACACAGGCATGCTGTTTCCGCGGGAGTCCTCCTCCAGAGAGCGGAAGGAGCTGAACGGGCTTTGGGCTTTCAGGGCTGACGGGTCACCCAACAGGAACCAGGGCTTCGAGAGCGCTTGGTACAAAAGTCGACTGGCTGAG ACTGGCCCTGTGATCGACATGCCGGTTCCTGCCAGCTACAATGACATCACTCAAGACCCCACACTGAGAGATTTCATTGGCTGGGTGTGGTATGAGCGCGAGGTGACAGTGCCCACCCGCTGGATCACTGATGACGGCCTGCGAGTGGTCCTCAGAGTGGGGAGCGCTCACTATTACTCCGTAGTG TGGGTGAATGGTGTGAAGGTGACTGAACACGAAGGCGGCCATCTGCCGTTTGAGGCAGAAATAGGCACCTTACTCCGTAAAGACCCAACCATGCCCTGCAGGATCACCATCGCTGTGAACAACACTCTGAATCTGCACACACTACCGCCAGGCACCATCCAGTACATGACTGACCGTACGAG GTATCCTGCTGGGTTCTTTGTTCAGAACTACAATTTTGATTTCTTCAACTATGCCGGAATACATCGTCCTGTTCTGTTGTATACCACTCCTAAAGCCTATGTGGATGACATCACCGTTGTTACAGATTTCTTGGACAACACAG GGTTGGTCAGATATGGTGTGTCAGTCAAAGGAACAACCTCCGCTGCTATGAAGGTGACTTTAATTGACAAAGGAGGCCACTGCGTTGTTTCCTCCAATGAGGCTTCTGGAGTGCTCAAAGTGCCAAATGTCAACCTGTGGTGGCCGTACTTGATGCACCAAAACCCGGGTTATCTTTACTCGTTAGAG GTTCGCCTGAAGGCTACTGATGAGAGCTCAACGTATGAGGATGTTTATACTCTACCAGTTGGCATCCGCACAGTTAACGTCAGCAGCACCCAATTCTTCATCAACAACAAGCCGTTCTATTTCCATGGAGTCAATAAGCATGAAGATGCTGAC ATCCGAGGGAAAGGTTTGGACTGGCCCCTAATCGTCAAGGACTTTAACCTGATGAAGTGGTTGGGGGCCAACTCGTTCCGCACCAGCCACTACCCCTACGCCGAGGAGATTCTGCAGATGTGTGACCGCCATGGCATTGTGGTGATCGATGAGAGCCCAGGGGTCGGCATTAAAGACAT TCGCAGTTTTGGAAACGCCTCCCTGACCCACCACCTCGCTGTTATGGATGAGCTGGTACGGCGGGACAAGAACCATCCCTCCGTGGTCATGTGGTCTGTAGCCAATGAGCCCGCTGCAGAGATGCCCCCTGCTGAGAACTACTTCAA gACGCTGATAATGCACACCAAAGTTCTGGACCCTACCCGTCCCGTAACCTACATCACAGACAGTAACTTCTCACGGGACAAAGGA GCTCCCTTTGTGGACGTCATCTGTGTGAACAGCTACTTCTCCTGGTACCACGACCCCGGCCACTTGGAGGTCATCCCTGTCCAGCTCAACACTCAGTTTGAGGACTGGTACGGAAAGTACAAGAAGCCCATCATCCAGAGCGAGTATGGAGCTGATGTCGTGCCAGGGCTTCATAAT GATCCCCCGGTGATGTTCACTGAGGAGTATCAGAAAGTGGTCCTGCAGCAGTACCACAGTGTGTTCGACCAGAAAAGGAAGAAGTACGTCATTGGCGAGCTCATCTGGAACTTCGCTGACTTCATGACTACACAAG GGATCACGCGTGTGGTGGGGAACAAAAAGGGGGTCTTTACTCGGCAAAGGCAACCCAAAGCTGCTGCATTCATCCTCAAGGAGAGATACTGGAGACTGGCAAATGAAACTGGCGCCCTGCCCCTCTGGACTAAGTATCCCTGCCCACTGTGA